Proteins encoded in a region of the Synergistota bacterium genome:
- a CDS encoding tripartite tricarboxylate transporter TctB family protein — MDKRRFFWEIGICISVFLIGLYGLLESLKMPKGTPHDSPGLTPAFLSAVLMLLSLSLILYLFIKRVRVSVFQVKEYTSEKDLEKIKTRRLLMFIVLTIAYVAVLGKIPYTLATFLYLIGSYIYFKSTKLYMAVGIAVLVSLGLAYSFGKLFAVRLP; from the coding sequence ATGGATAAGAGGAGATTCTTTTGGGAAATCGGTATATGTATTTCCGTTTTCTTGATAGGACTTTATGGCTTGCTCGAGTCTTTGAAGATGCCAAAGGGTACCCCTCATGATTCCCCTGGACTGACTCCCGCCTTTTTATCTGCCGTTCTTATGCTTCTTTCTTTAAGCCTTATTTTGTATCTTTTTATTAAAAGGGTGAGGGTAAGTGTTTTTCAAGTAAAGGAATATACATCTGAAAAGGATCTTGAGAAGATAAAAACCAGGAGACTTTTGATGTTTATAGTTTTAACAATTGCCTATGTTGCAGTTTTAGGCAAGATACCTTACACTTTGGCTACCTTTTTGTATCTAATAGGTTCCTATATTTATTTTAAAAGCACGAAGCTTTATATGGCTGTTGGTATAGCGGTTTTAGTAAGCTTAGGATTAGCATACTCCTTTGGAAAGCTCTTTGCGGTGAGGTTGCCCTAA
- a CDS encoding tripartite tricarboxylate transporter substrate binding protein: MKKFLVLLVMGLLVVGLAGGALAAYPTRPITVIVQFGAGGATDQVNRALAAEMQQILKVPINVINMPGATGAVATAYVMGQPHDGYIWLGLSDNIRMYQVMDLGPFSYKDFHMWIAAAGVATICVKPDSPIKTMDDFIKAMKEVGKDLTLANSGIANGWHIALEMLKKEVGGDFKIVVYPSGRAAAAAAVAGETKAGIPGLMEAVDLIKGGQLKILAHFNDEDIEIEGVGKIPTVAKWAPNIKKYLPFGGWWGIAVPRDVPQEVVDAIDKAYAQAVQSPKFKEFIQKQAMIYLGYDRKKSEEWAARETSLVSWLLHDLKLARRSPEDFKIPKPE, encoded by the coding sequence ATGAAGAAGTTTCTGGTTTTGTTGGTGATGGGGTTACTTGTTGTTGGATTAGCGGGCGGAGCGCTTGCTGCATATCCAACGAGGCCCATAACAGTGATCGTGCAGTTTGGCGCTGGTGGAGCGACCGATCAGGTTAACAGAGCCTTGGCAGCAGAGATGCAGCAGATATTGAAGGTTCCCATTAACGTTATTAACATGCCTGGCGCTACCGGTGCTGTAGCTACAGCTTATGTTATGGGTCAACCTCATGATGGTTATATCTGGCTTGGTCTTTCTGATAATATAAGGATGTATCAAGTTATGGATCTTGGTCCCTTCTCTTATAAAGATTTTCATATGTGGATCGCTGCCGCAGGTGTAGCTACCATATGCGTTAAGCCCGACTCTCCTATAAAGACGATGGATGACTTTATAAAGGCGATGAAGGAGGTAGGCAAGGACTTAACACTTGCTAACTCTGGTATAGCTAATGGCTGGCATATAGCTTTGGAGATGCTTAAGAAGGAAGTAGGAGGAGACTTTAAGATAGTGGTTTATCCAAGCGGTCGTGCGGCGGCAGCAGCTGCTGTAGCTGGGGAAACGAAGGCTGGTATACCTGGCTTAATGGAAGCCGTAGACTTGATTAAAGGCGGTCAACTTAAGATACTTGCACACTTTAACGATGAGGATATCGAGATAGAGGGTGTAGGTAAGATTCCCACAGTGGCAAAATGGGCTCCTAACATAAAGAAGTACCTGCCTTTCGGTGGTTGGTGGGGCATAGCTGTACCGAGGGATGTTCCACAAGAGGTTGTTGATGCTATAGATAAGGCTTATGCTCAGGCTGTTCAGTCTCCGAAGTTCAAGGAGTTCATCCAGAAACAGGCAATGATATATCTTGGTTATGACAGGAAGAAGTCTGAAGAGTGGGCAGCAAGGGAAACCTCTTTAGTTAGTTGGCTTTTGCATGATCTTAAGCTTGCCAGAAGATCTCCTGAGGACTTTAAGATTCCTAAGCCGGAGTAA
- a CDS encoding iron-containing alcohol dehydrogenase: MFVKPFVWQIPTKLYFGVGEAEKIVDRVNELGGKNVLIVTDTGVLRTNIVEKIKGKLDAAGFKTEVFSKVEPNPTVEIVDEGVKVAKGFGCDLLVAVGGGSSIDTAKAIGLLLTNEGEIGYFWKNPPKNKILPLIAIPTTAGTGSEITWVTVIKDTNKKVKMGIGNPKLAPSIAICDPLLTVSMPPSVTAATGLDALTHAIESYTNVITEPISESIALHAIYLIGKYLRAAYAKGDNLEARYNMLLGSTMAALAFANTKLGVVHAITAVMGGYFDVPHGVINAILLPYGMEFNLIGNVSKFAKIAEALGENTCGLTEIQAARKAVEAVKELCRDVGIPSSLKEVGIKEEALEDICREAMNNVGIPINPRTPTVEDLIRICKAAM; encoded by the coding sequence ATGTTTGTTAAGCCCTTTGTTTGGCAGATTCCAACGAAGCTATACTTTGGAGTTGGAGAGGCAGAGAAGATAGTAGATAGGGTAAACGAGCTTGGTGGTAAAAACGTTCTTATAGTTACCGATACTGGTGTCTTGCGCACAAATATAGTGGAGAAGATCAAAGGGAAGCTTGATGCTGCTGGTTTCAAAACCGAGGTTTTTTCTAAGGTTGAGCCTAACCCCACAGTTGAGATAGTGGATGAGGGCGTGAAGGTAGCTAAAGGGTTCGGTTGTGATCTTTTAGTTGCAGTTGGTGGAGGAAGCTCAATAGATACCGCTAAGGCTATCGGACTTCTTCTTACGAATGAAGGAGAGATAGGCTATTTCTGGAAGAACCCCCCAAAGAATAAGATCCTTCCGTTAATAGCTATTCCAACGACCGCTGGAACAGGAAGCGAGATAACATGGGTAACGGTTATAAAGGACACAAATAAAAAGGTTAAGATGGGGATAGGAAATCCTAAGCTTGCCCCTTCTATAGCTATATGTGACCCCCTCTTGACCGTTAGTATGCCTCCAAGCGTTACTGCGGCAACCGGTCTTGATGCCTTAACCCATGCTATAGAGTCTTATACGAATGTAATTACTGAACCTATATCGGAATCTATAGCTTTACATGCTATTTATCTTATAGGAAAATATTTAAGGGCTGCTTATGCAAAGGGAGATAACCTTGAGGCTCGCTATAACATGCTTCTTGGTAGTACCATGGCTGCTTTAGCCTTTGCGAACACCAAGCTTGGTGTGGTTCACGCTATAACTGCGGTCATGGGAGGATACTTCGATGTTCCTCATGGAGTTATAAATGCGATACTTCTTCCTTATGGTATGGAGTTTAATCTAATAGGTAACGTTTCCAAGTTTGCTAAGATAGCTGAGGCCCTTGGTGAAAATACTTGCGGTCTTACTGAGATCCAAGCTGCAAGGAAAGCGGTGGAAGCGGTTAAGGAGCTATGTAGGGATGTGGGTATACCTTCGAGCCTGAAAGAGGTTGGGATTAAAGAGGAGGCCCTTGAGGATATATGCCGTGAGGCGATGAATAACGTTGGTATCCCCATAAATCCAAGGACACCTACGGTTGAGGATCTTATCCGCATATGTAAAGCCGCTATGTGA